A window of the Gloeocapsa sp. DLM2.Bin57 genome harbors these coding sequences:
- the lpxD gene encoding UDP-3-O-(3-hydroxymyristoyl)glucosamine N-acyltransferase, producing MKLSQIVPKVSHLAHSLTNNPEIDPELSGISAIDEAVTGTISYIEGKKYAHWVAKTNASALIIPPDPALEAIASERQIPWLTSREPRLSFAQVIALFYQPFRPQPGVHPTAVIHPSVRLRKNTYIGAHVVIEQDVFLGDDVCIYPNVVIYPEVTIGDRTILHANCTIHERSQIGKDCVIHSGAVIGAEGFGFVPTPTGWYKMQQSGITVLEEGVEVGCNSAIDRPAVGQTRIGKQTKIDNQVHIGHGCTIGENCALAGQVGLAGGVTIGNRVILAGQVGIANQANIGDGAIASAQAGIHNDIKAGEIVSGSPAINHKTYLKIAAITLRLPDIYQFFRDKQK from the coding sequence ATGAAATTAAGCCAAATTGTCCCTAAAGTTAGCCATCTAGCACATAGTTTAACTAATAATCCCGAAATTGACCCAGAACTAAGCGGAATCTCTGCTATAGATGAAGCAGTGACAGGGACTATCAGTTATATAGAGGGAAAAAAATACGCTCATTGGGTAGCTAAAACTAACGCTTCCGCTCTGATTATACCTCCTGATCCAGCCTTAGAGGCGATCGCTTCTGAACGTCAGATTCCTTGGTTAACTAGTCGTGAACCACGCTTGAGTTTTGCTCAGGTTATTGCTTTATTCTATCAACCCTTTCGCCCTCAACCTGGTGTCCATCCTACTGCAGTCATTCACCCTTCGGTTAGGTTAAGGAAAAATACTTATATAGGTGCTCACGTAGTTATCGAACAAGATGTTTTTCTCGGGGATGATGTTTGTATTTATCCTAATGTGGTGATTTATCCGGAGGTAACTATAGGCGATCGCACTATCCTCCACGCTAATTGTACTATCCACGAACGCAGTCAAATAGGTAAAGATTGTGTTATCCATAGTGGCGCTGTAATCGGTGCTGAAGGATTCGGTTTTGTGCCTACTCCCACGGGATGGTATAAAATGCAGCAATCTGGCATAACAGTTTTAGAAGAGGGGGTAGAAGTAGGTTGTAATAGCGCCATCGATCGCCCTGCGGTAGGACAAACCCGTATCGGTAAACAAACCAAAATAGATAATCAAGTGCATATAGGACATGGTTGTACTATCGGTGAAAATTGTGCTTTAGCAGGACAAGTAGGCTTAGCAGGAGGTGTAACTATAGGTAATCGAGTGATTCTCGCAGGACAAGTAGGTATAGCCAATCAAGCTAACATAGGAGATGGGGCGATCGCTTCTGCACAAGCAGGTATTCATAATGATATTAAAGCAGGAGAAATAGTCTCGGGTAGTCCTGCTATTAACCATAAAACTTATCTCAAAATAGCGGCTATTACCCTACGTCTTCCTGATATTTATCAATTCTTTCGGGATAAACAGAAATAA
- a CDS encoding serine--tRNA ligase, producing MLDLKQIRNNPQEVQNRLNLRTANTSVYDLAAILKLDQAQLELEATRTSLQSRSNEIGKLIGQKMQKGATPQSNEITELKAEGNQIKAQLSELEPQEKELKSQIEDLLLQLPNLPSISTPIGKSEADNIEITTWGDEYKNPNPSILPHWEIGEKLGLLEFEKAVKISQSRFVNLIGVGAALERALINFMLDRQIAAGYVEVMPPVLVNSKSLTGTGQLPKFAEESFKCAQDDLWLTPTAEVPLTNLYREEILEESQLPILHCAYTPCFRREAGSYGKDTRGLIRLHQFNKVELVKIVHPDTSEVEHQKMVKNASAILEALQLPYRIIELCTGDIGFSAAKCYDLEVWLPSAGKYREISSCSNCTDFQARRANIRFKQAGKKGTQFVHTLNGSGLAVGRTMSAILENYQQPDGTIKVPEVLQPYLKRDEIKPNCP from the coding sequence GTGTTAGATCTCAAACAAATTAGAAATAATCCTCAAGAGGTACAAAATCGCTTAAACTTGCGGACAGCTAACACATCAGTCTATGATTTAGCCGCAATACTCAAGCTAGATCAAGCACAACTAGAATTAGAAGCTACTCGTACCAGTTTACAGTCTCGTAGTAACGAAATTGGTAAGTTGATTGGGCAAAAAATGCAAAAAGGTGCTACCCCTCAAAGTAACGAAATTACAGAACTCAAAGCCGAGGGTAATCAAATTAAAGCACAATTGAGCGAGTTAGAACCCCAAGAGAAAGAATTAAAAAGCCAAATAGAAGATTTATTATTACAGTTACCTAATTTACCTAGTATCTCAACCCCTATCGGTAAAAGTGAAGCAGATAACATAGAAATTACTACTTGGGGAGATGAATATAAAAACCCTAACCCCAGTATCCTACCTCATTGGGAAATAGGCGAAAAATTAGGTCTTCTCGAATTTGAAAAAGCCGTCAAAATATCTCAAAGTCGCTTTGTCAATCTGATTGGAGTAGGTGCAGCTTTAGAACGTGCTTTAATTAACTTTATGCTAGATAGGCAAATCGCTGCAGGTTATGTAGAAGTAATGCCACCAGTACTAGTCAATAGTAAAAGTTTAACAGGAACTGGACAATTACCCAAATTTGCTGAAGAAAGTTTTAAATGTGCCCAGGATGATTTATGGTTAACTCCTACAGCTGAAGTTCCCCTAACCAATCTCTATCGAGAGGAAATTTTAGAAGAGAGTCAATTACCTATTTTACATTGTGCTTACACTCCCTGTTTTCGTAGAGAAGCGGGAAGTTATGGGAAAGACACCCGAGGATTAATTCGACTACACCAGTTTAATAAGGTGGAATTGGTGAAAATTGTTCACCCTGATACTTCAGAAGTTGAACACCAAAAGATGGTTAAAAATGCTAGCGCTATTTTAGAAGCTTTGCAGTTACCCTATAGAATCATTGAACTCTGTACAGGAGATATCGGTTTTAGTGCGGCTAAATGTTATGATTTGGAAGTTTGGTTACCCTCTGCGGGTAAATATCGGGAAATCTCTAGTTGTTCTAATTGTACAGACTTTCAAGCTAGACGGGCAAATATTCGTTTTAAACAAGCAGGGAAAAAAGGTACTCAGTTTGTCCATACTCTCAATGGATCTGGTTTAGCTGTAGGTAGAACTATGTCTGCTATCTTAGAAAATTATCAACAACCCGATGGAACTATTAAAGTTCCTGAAGTCTTACAACCATATCTAAAAAGAGATGAAATTAAGCCAAATTGTCCCTAA
- a CDS encoding FtsQ-type POTRA domain-containing protein has product MVRIEPINSNIDKQRRKELRWRRSLNFWQATWRLVFFSSLTAGVFWGLKLPYWMVETNQQIEVRGNRLMGEDDVRSLIALDYPEYLWRLNINNLIEQLESSQPIIDAEITRQVLPVRVNVYIQERQPVALVLASELNQQTLSPSKILLGFLDREGVFIPEHFYRDGDDFTQPTLTVIGFSPQYQSYWVDIFNFSQNSGVRIFEVEWTSSTVIMLKTELGLFYLGNYPTQLESQLEVIRLMKGAREPLDFSKIEYIDLSNPQLPSVKLKSS; this is encoded by the coding sequence ATGGTCAGAATAGAACCTATTAATAGCAATATTGACAAACAAAGACGTAAAGAGTTGCGTTGGCGTCGTAGTCTTAATTTTTGGCAAGCTACTTGGCGATTAGTGTTTTTTAGTAGCTTGACTGCTGGGGTATTTTGGGGATTGAAGTTACCCTATTGGATGGTTGAAACTAATCAACAAATCGAAGTTAGGGGTAATCGGTTAATGGGTGAGGATGATGTGCGTTCTCTGATTGCTCTGGATTACCCTGAATATTTGTGGCGTCTGAATATTAATAATCTTATTGAACAATTAGAATCTAGTCAACCAATTATTGATGCTGAAATTACACGTCAGGTACTTCCTGTGCGTGTTAATGTTTATATTCAAGAGAGACAACCCGTTGCTTTAGTCTTGGCTTCGGAGTTAAATCAACAAACCCTTTCACCTAGTAAAATCTTATTGGGGTTTTTAGATAGAGAAGGGGTGTTTATTCCTGAGCATTTTTATCGCGATGGTGATGATTTTACTCAACCTACCCTGACTGTGATTGGGTTTTCTCCTCAATATCAGTCTTATTGGGTGGATATTTTTAATTTTAGTCAAAATTCGGGAGTGAGAATCTTTGAGGTTGAGTGGACAAGTTCTACAGTGATCATGTTAAAAACTGAGTTAGGGTTATTTTATCTTGGTAATTATCCTACTCAGCTGGAATCACAGTTAGAAGTAATTAGACTCATGAAAGGAGCTAGAGAACCTTTGGATTTTAGTAAGATAGAGTATATTGATTTGAGTAATCCCCAATTGCCCTCTGTGAAGCTAAAATCTTCTTAA
- a CDS encoding cytochrome B6, with amino-acid sequence MTAESMLLWGTILCPVLILFGLAWGFLLLKIQGSQAE; translated from the coding sequence ATGACAGCAGAAAGTATGTTACTATGGGGTACAATTTTATGCCCTGTTTTGATTCTCTTTGGTTTAGCTTGGGGTTTTCTACTACTCAAAATCCAAGGAAGTCAAGCTGAATAA
- the pdxA gene encoding 4-hydroxythreonine-4-phosphate dehydrogenase PdxA, with translation MPKSFLPNLAITMGDPAGIGPEIILQALSNPQFQTECNITVIGSLEVLKNTYQRLHKQLNLVNPEDILVWDVPLESKIEPGKGTAATGEASFIYLEKAIAATLEGKFAGIVTAPIAKSLWQKAGYNYPGQTEVLASRAGVSKYGMLFVGRSPYSNWVLRTLLATTHIPLAEVPLRLNPQLLTEKLELLIDCLVQDFGITHPEIMISGLNPHSGEEGKLGTEEQDWLIPWLAEQTQSYQNIKLSGPIPPDTLWVKPGQAWYQNTETIKTADAYLALYHDQGLIPVKLMAFAQAVNTTIGLPFVRTSPDHGTAFDIAGCGQADATSFQEAIKWGISLVNSRFLL, from the coding sequence ATGCCTAAATCATTTTTACCTAATCTAGCTATTACTATGGGCGATCCTGCGGGGATAGGTCCAGAAATTATTCTACAAGCTTTGAGTAACCCTCAATTTCAGACTGAGTGCAATATTACTGTGATTGGTAGTTTAGAGGTACTGAAAAATACTTATCAACGCTTACACAAACAATTAAACTTAGTCAATCCCGAGGATATCTTAGTCTGGGATGTCCCCTTAGAGAGTAAGATTGAACCTGGAAAGGGAACAGCAGCTACAGGAGAAGCTAGTTTTATTTATTTAGAAAAAGCGATCGCCGCTACTCTTGAGGGGAAGTTTGCAGGGATTGTAACAGCACCCATTGCTAAATCTTTATGGCAAAAAGCGGGGTATAATTATCCAGGACAAACAGAGGTTTTAGCGAGTAGAGCAGGTGTGAGTAAATATGGAATGTTATTTGTGGGGCGATCGCCCTATAGTAACTGGGTGTTGAGAACTCTTCTGGCTACTACTCATATCCCTTTAGCAGAAGTTCCCCTAAGACTTAACCCCCAACTCCTGACAGAGAAACTAGAGTTATTAATTGATTGTTTAGTTCAAGATTTTGGGATTACTCACCCCGAGATTATGATTTCTGGATTAAACCCCCACAGTGGAGAGGAAGGGAAATTAGGAACAGAGGAACAAGATTGGTTAATACCTTGGTTAGCAGAACAAACCCAAAGTTATCAGAATATTAAATTAAGCGGTCCAATACCACCTGATACTCTGTGGGTGAAACCTGGTCAAGCTTGGTATCAAAATACCGAAACCATTAAGACTGCTGACGCTTATCTAGCACTATACCACGACCAAGGTTTAATTCCTGTCAAGTTAATGGCTTTTGCCCAAGCGGTTAATACTACTATTGGGTTGCCTTTTGTAAGAACTTCCCCTGATCATGGTACAGCTTTTGATATTGCAGGTTGTGGTCAAGCCGATGCTACTAGTTTTCAAGAAGCGATTAAATGGGGGATTAGCCTAGTTAACTCCCGCTTTTTGCTCTAA
- a CDS encoding glycosyltransferase family 1 protein, producing the protein MFRQKIKTLLVCEQCNPTFSSVPLEGYQVFEHLSKLVDLTLVTHERNKDALEKIRNNRDIVYIEESKTIKQYYKLAAKLSTFKNRTIWPIHHTLTYPVYEEFNNIVYNQFKQPILQGEYNLVHFFTPMMPRYPLKLIRVCQNTPVVIGPVNGGVPYPKGLQEVAKQEFSDFNFLRSVGRFIIPGYRETYEKANYIFAGSTYTLNLVKELFNIEDERLELLYENGLTESFFKYPESKEEAKDQEGEKRTIKLLFVGRLVPYKGADMVIEAIGNLKQLVQEKILLTIVGDGSERQKLEEQIRQLNLESKVLFSGWVPQEQTVDYYRNADIFCFPSVREFGGAVVLEAFANGLPAIVVNNGGIGEYVTEETGFKIEPNSREFIVTKLKENIETLVENPSLREAMSVNAVKRAQEFTWTAKAQRMVEVYEQLLK; encoded by the coding sequence ATGTTTAGGCAAAAAATAAAAACTTTATTGGTCTGTGAACAGTGTAACCCAACTTTTTCTTCAGTTCCATTAGAAGGTTATCAGGTATTTGAGCATCTAAGCAAGCTTGTCGATCTAACTCTTGTGACTCATGAACGAAATAAAGATGCACTAGAAAAAATTCGTAACAATAGAGATATAGTTTACATAGAAGAATCTAAAACTATTAAGCAGTATTATAAATTAGCAGCCAAACTCAGTACTTTTAAAAATAGGACTATTTGGCCAATACATCACACTCTTACATATCCTGTTTACGAAGAATTTAATAATATTGTTTATAATCAATTTAAACAACCTATTCTTCAAGGGGAATATAATTTAGTTCATTTCTTTACTCCTATGATGCCACGTTATCCTTTAAAGCTGATTAGGGTATGTCAGAATACTCCTGTCGTTATTGGTCCTGTTAATGGAGGTGTACCTTATCCAAAAGGATTACAAGAAGTGGCTAAGCAAGAATTTAGTGATTTCAATTTTTTGCGTTCAGTAGGAAGATTTATTATTCCTGGATATAGAGAAACTTACGAAAAAGCTAATTATATATTTGCTGGTTCTACTTATACTTTAAACTTAGTTAAAGAATTATTTAACATTGAAGATGAACGTTTAGAATTGCTATATGAAAATGGATTAACTGAATCGTTTTTTAAATATCCAGAGTCAAAAGAAGAAGCCAAGGATCAAGAAGGTGAAAAACGAACTATCAAGCTATTATTTGTGGGGAGGCTAGTTCCTTATAAAGGTGCTGACATGGTCATAGAAGCTATTGGTAATTTAAAGCAATTAGTGCAAGAAAAAATCTTGTTAACTATTGTTGGAGACGGATCAGAACGACAGAAACTAGAAGAACAAATTAGACAGTTAAACTTAGAATCAAAGGTCTTATTTAGTGGTTGGGTTCCTCAAGAGCAAACAGTAGATTATTATCGAAATGCTGATATTTTTTGTTTCCCTTCGGTTCGGGAATTTGGCGGGGCAGTTGTTTTAGAAGCATTCGCTAATGGTCTGCCTGCAATTGTAGTTAACAATGGGGGGATTGGTGAATATGTCACTGAAGAAACAGGGTTTAAGATTGAGCCGAACTCTAGAGAATTTATTGTAACAAAACTTAAAGAAAATATTGAGACATTAGTAGAAAATCCTTCCTTAAGAGAAGCAATGTCTGTTAATGCTGTTAAGCGTGCCCAAGAGTTTACTTGGACTGCAAAAGCTCAGAGAATGGTAGAAGTTTATGAGCAGTTACTGAAGTAA
- a CDS encoding 1-deoxy-D-xylulose-5-phosphate synthase, with protein MHLSEITHPNQLHGLSVRQLETIARQIREKHLQTVATSGGHLGPGLGVVELTIALYQTLDLDRDKVIWDVGHQAYPHKMLTGRYHEFHTLRQKEGIAGYLKRCESKFDHFGAGHASTSISAGLGMALARDAQGEDYKVVSVIGDGALTGGMALEAINHAGHLPHTNLMVVLNDNEMSISPNVGAISRYLNKVRLSDPIQFLSDNLEEQFKHLPFLGESLTPEMERVKEGMKRLAVSKVGAVIEELGFTYFGPIDGHNLEELINTFKQGHRIKGPVLVHVATVKGKGYELAEQDQVGYHAQNPFNLSTGKPIPSNKPKPPGYSKVFGHTLTKLAEDNPKIMAITAAMATGTGLDKLHAKLPKQYIDVGIAEQHAVTLAAGLACEGMRPVVAIYSTFLQRAYDQIIHDVCIQNLPVFFCLDRAGIVGADGPTHQGMYDIAYLRCIPNMVIMAPKDEAELQEMIVTGINYTTGPIAMRYPRGSGFGVPLMEEGWEGLPIGKAEILRNGEDVLLLGYGSMVYTAMQTAEVLSEHGIEATVINARFVKPLDTELILPLAQRIGKVVTLEEGCLMGGFGSAVAEALMDNNILVPLKRFGIPDKLVEHAEPNQSKADLGLTSPQIAQEIREVFFKEQLSTVS; from the coding sequence ATGCACCTAAGTGAAATTACTCACCCGAACCAGTTACATGGCTTGTCGGTTCGTCAACTCGAAACCATAGCACGGCAAATTCGCGAAAAACATTTACAAACCGTAGCCACTAGCGGTGGACATCTAGGACCAGGATTAGGAGTAGTAGAATTAACCATAGCACTTTACCAAACCCTAGACCTAGACAGAGACAAAGTAATCTGGGATGTAGGACATCAAGCCTATCCCCACAAAATGCTCACAGGAAGATACCACGAATTCCATACCCTACGTCAAAAAGAAGGAATAGCCGGTTATCTCAAACGCTGTGAGAGCAAATTTGACCATTTTGGCGCCGGACACGCTTCTACCAGTATCTCAGCAGGTCTCGGTATGGCTTTAGCTAGAGACGCCCAAGGAGAAGATTACAAAGTTGTTTCAGTCATCGGAGATGGTGCTTTAACAGGTGGAATGGCTTTAGAAGCAATCAACCACGCAGGACACCTACCCCATACTAACCTGATGGTTGTACTTAACGACAATGAAATGTCTATTTCTCCCAATGTTGGGGCTATCTCTCGTTATCTTAATAAAGTTCGTTTAAGCGATCCTATACAATTTCTCTCGGATAATTTAGAAGAACAATTTAAACACCTCCCCTTTTTAGGAGAATCTTTGACACCAGAAATGGAGAGAGTCAAAGAAGGGATGAAGCGTTTAGCGGTTTCTAAAGTTGGTGCAGTTATTGAAGAACTAGGTTTTACCTACTTTGGACCAATCGATGGACATAACCTCGAAGAATTAATCAATACCTTTAAACAAGGACACCGCATCAAAGGTCCTGTACTTGTTCACGTAGCTACAGTTAAAGGGAAAGGTTACGAACTCGCCGAACAAGATCAAGTCGGTTATCACGCACAAAACCCCTTTAATCTCTCTACCGGTAAACCTATACCCTCCAATAAACCCAAACCCCCAGGTTATTCCAAAGTATTTGGTCATACACTCACCAAACTAGCTGAAGATAATCCCAAAATTATGGCGATCACCGCAGCTATGGCTACTGGTACAGGTTTAGATAAATTACACGCTAAATTACCGAAACAGTATATAGACGTGGGTATAGCTGAACAACACGCCGTCACCCTAGCCGCAGGTTTAGCTTGTGAAGGAATGCGCCCCGTTGTAGCTATTTATTCTACTTTCCTACAACGTGCTTACGACCAGATTATTCACGACGTTTGTATTCAAAATTTACCCGTCTTCTTCTGTTTAGATCGCGCGGGAATCGTTGGGGCTGATGGTCCTACTCACCAGGGAATGTACGATATAGCCTATTTACGTTGTATTCCTAACATGGTGATCATGGCTCCGAAAGACGAAGCAGAATTACAAGAAATGATCGTCACAGGAATTAATTACACCACAGGACCGATCGCCATGCGTTATCCTCGTGGTAGTGGTTTCGGTGTTCCACTCATGGAAGAAGGATGGGAAGGATTACCCATAGGTAAAGCCGAAATTCTGCGCAATGGGGAAGATGTCTTATTGCTAGGTTACGGTTCAATGGTTTATACGGCTATGCAAACCGCCGAAGTTCTCAGCGAACACGGTATAGAAGCTACTGTGATTAATGCTCGTTTTGTCAAACCCTTAGATACTGAGTTAATTTTACCTTTAGCTCAACGTATCGGTAAAGTGGTTACCCTAGAAGAGGGTTGTTTAATGGGTGGATTCGGTTCAGCAGTAGCCGAAGCGTTAATGGATAATAATATTCTTGTTCCACTTAAACGCTTTGGTATCCCTGATAAATTAGTAGAACACGCCGAGCCTAATCAATCTAAAGCTGATTTAGGTTTAACTAGTCCTCAAATTGCTCAAGAAATTAGAGAGGTTTTCTTTAAAGAGCAATTATCTACTGTTAGTTAG
- a CDS encoding serine acetyltransferase — protein MPKILRQICFNLKIISVSPLLIAFLLTDQQAIIRQDIDRWEDCLSWSKRSPLKQLLALLQEAQEFRNLYYYRLFKGNIAGKLAMFCLKIFYPPCPYLFLDLSCEIGPGLFIQHGFSTIIMAELGANCWINQQVTIGYKDKTGRPKIGDNVRITAGAKVLGNIQIGNNVTVGANAVVVKDVPDDCVVVGIPAYVLKRNGITVKEKL, from the coding sequence ATGCCAAAAATTCTCAGACAAATTTGTTTTAACTTAAAAATAATCTCGGTATCCCCCCTATTAATAGCCTTTTTACTTACTGATCAACAAGCAATAATTCGCCAAGACATTGACAGATGGGAGGATTGTTTATCTTGGTCAAAGCGATCGCCCCTTAAACAACTCTTAGCATTACTCCAAGAAGCCCAAGAATTCCGTAATCTCTATTACTATCGTCTCTTCAAGGGTAATATAGCAGGTAAACTAGCCATGTTTTGCCTAAAAATATTCTACCCACCTTGTCCCTACTTATTTCTTGACTTATCCTGTGAAATTGGACCAGGGTTATTCATCCAACACGGGTTTAGTACAATTATTATGGCGGAGTTAGGGGCCAACTGCTGGATTAATCAACAAGTAACCATTGGTTATAAAGACAAAACAGGAAGACCTAAAATAGGTGATAACGTGAGAATAACCGCAGGAGCGAAAGTACTAGGTAACATACAAATAGGTAACAACGTAACCGTAGGAGCTAACGCAGTAGTAGTCAAAGACGTTCCCGATGACTGTGTTGTAGTGGGAATACCCGCTTATGTCCTGAAAAGAAATGGTATCACCGTCAAAGAAAAACTGTAA
- a CDS encoding glycosyltransferase — protein sequence MTLEFVPTVSVIIPIYNGEADLPGLLEAIYQQRYPVTAVEYLLVDNNSSDRTAEILTQAVQYATEKGLNLQYLSEMEIQSAYAARNRAIRDAVGEILVFTDADCRPDADWLTEIVQPFVQDNIALVVGEIQALPGNTWLEQYAERVNMMSQKWLVEHPFSPYGQTANLAIRQKAIAEVGLFRPYLTSGGDADLCWRIQSQTQWQLAYVPHALVYHRHRSNLGDFYQQWRRYGNSNRYLHELHGVELGPELTFSATVYRLSRWLLKELPLDTLKIVTGEGQPIDLLKTPIGLIGFQARSIGQKQAKLPELARRIDYI from the coding sequence ATGACGTTAGAATTCGTTCCTACTGTTTCTGTAATTATTCCTATTTATAACGGGGAAGCAGATTTACCAGGATTGTTAGAGGCTATTTATCAGCAACGTTATCCTGTGACTGCAGTAGAATATCTCTTGGTTGACAATAATAGTAGCGATCGCACTGCTGAAATATTAACTCAAGCTGTACAATACGCAACCGAAAAAGGTTTAAATCTACAATATCTTAGTGAAATGGAGATTCAAAGCGCTTACGCTGCTCGTAATCGCGCGATTCGGGATGCTGTTGGTGAGATTCTCGTCTTTACCGACGCTGATTGTCGTCCTGATGCTGATTGGTTAACCGAAATAGTACAACCTTTTGTTCAAGATAATATCGCTCTAGTTGTGGGGGAAATTCAAGCTTTACCAGGAAATACTTGGTTAGAGCAATACGCTGAACGTGTTAACATGATGTCACAAAAGTGGTTAGTAGAGCATCCTTTTTCTCCCTATGGTCAAACTGCTAATTTAGCGATCAGACAAAAAGCGATCGCCGAGGTGGGTTTATTTCGTCCTTATTTAACATCAGGGGGTGATGCTGATTTATGTTGGCGTATTCAGAGTCAAACCCAATGGCAATTAGCATATGTTCCCCATGCCCTAGTTTACCATCGTCATCGTAGTAATCTGGGGGATTTTTACCAACAATGGCGACGTTATGGCAATTCTAATCGTTATCTACATGAGTTACACGGAGTGGAATTAGGACCAGAATTAACCTTCAGTGCAACGGTTTACCGTTTAAGTCGTTGGTTACTTAAAGAATTACCCTTAGATACTCTGAAAATCGTCACAGGAGAAGGTCAACCCATTGATTTACTCAAAACACCAATTGGTTTAATCGGGTTTCAAGCTAGATCTATAGGTCAGAAACAGGCTAAATTACCTGAATTAGCTAGACGAATTGATTATATCTAG
- the sds gene encoding solanesyl diphosphate synthase, translating into MISATSLFTPVDKDLSLLTENLKKLIGTRHAILEAAAEHLFSAGGKRIRPAIVLLVSRATMVDQEITPRHRRLAEITEMIHTASLVHDDIVDEAELRRNVPTVNNLFGNRIAVLAGDFLFAQSSWYLANLDNLEVVKLLSEVIRDFAEGEILQGINRFDTSLSLETYLDKSYYKTASLIANSAKSACLLSDTSETIADNLYHYGRHLGLAFQIVDDLLDFTGSTDILGKPAGSDLISGNLTAPVIYALAEKPSLTVLIEREFSQEGDIETALELVRESKGLEKTRNLALEQANLAMQYLEGLKPCPSLQTLQELPEYVISRLY; encoded by the coding sequence ATGATATCAGCAACTTCCCTGTTTACACCCGTAGATAAAGACCTCAGTCTTTTGACAGAAAACCTCAAGAAACTAATTGGTACACGTCACGCGATTCTAGAAGCAGCAGCAGAACACCTGTTTAGCGCAGGAGGAAAAAGAATCAGACCAGCGATCGTCTTATTAGTATCGAGAGCAACGATGGTAGATCAAGAGATTACCCCGAGACATAGACGTTTAGCGGAAATAACCGAAATGATTCATACCGCGAGTTTGGTTCACGACGACATAGTGGATGAAGCTGAATTAAGACGGAATGTCCCCACGGTTAATAATTTATTTGGTAATCGTATCGCGGTATTAGCGGGAGATTTTCTTTTTGCTCAATCCTCTTGGTATTTAGCTAATTTAGACAATCTCGAAGTAGTTAAACTTCTCTCAGAAGTAATTCGTGACTTTGCCGAAGGAGAGATTTTACAAGGAATCAATCGTTTTGATACAAGTTTATCTTTGGAAACCTATTTAGATAAAAGTTATTACAAAACCGCTTCCCTGATTGCTAATAGCGCTAAATCCGCTTGTTTGCTAAGTGATACATCAGAAACTATAGCTGATAACCTTTACCACTATGGACGTCATCTCGGTTTAGCTTTTCAAATTGTCGATGATCTTTTAGATTTCACTGGTTCTACAGATATACTAGGCAAACCCGCAGGCTCAGACTTAATCAGTGGTAACTTAACCGCACCTGTAATCTACGCTTTAGCAGAAAAACCCTCATTAACGGTATTGATTGAAAGAGAATTTAGTCAAGAAGGAGACATAGAAACAGCATTAGAATTAGTCAGAGAAAGCAAAGGTTTAGAAAAGACCAGAAATTTAGCCCTAGAACAAGCTAACTTAGCCATGCAATACTTAGAAGGGTTAAAACCCTGTCCATCCTTGCAAACCTTACAAGAATTACCAGAGTATGTGATAAGTCGTTTATACTAG